From the Chaetodon auriga isolate fChaAug3 chromosome 17, fChaAug3.hap1, whole genome shotgun sequence genome, the window acatgtgtgtgcatgtggctgaCGAGAGCACAGCTCATCTAAAGTGATGACGGATGTGATGAATAAAAACTCTTCATGGTCATGCAGATGGTTAGTGATGCCAGAAAGGATACGCTGATATTTACatataaacttttttttaaactgctaaATACACATCCTCCTGTTTCagaattattattcattattatttaattatggtattattattattattcaccaTCCAGCCCAAAACATTGATATATTATTGGTTATTATTACTATCCGTAACTAGTCTTTGTACAGCTTAGCGGAGCAGACGGACCAGCCTATGTTTCCACAGCGGCTCCTCGACGTTGTGAAACACGCCGAGGGTTGATCGCCGTTTTCTGGTTGGccgagcacagagagagaggtcagagcCACCTTCGAGCAGATACGagtctgtgtgtatgcgcgtgcaggtgtgtgagcgtgtgtttatgtggctgTATGGATGTGCGTATGTGTCTTTGAGCACCAGAGGGATGGAAGGCACCAAAAAGACCTTTCCTCTCACCTTTTGACCCTGGGCTCTGTGCGGCCAACCAGacgctctgtgtgtttttttttttgtttttttttttttggggggggggggggtcggggTGAGGGGCAGAGTCAGGCCcacccctctcttcttcttttgtgtcTCATCCAGCTTGCtccacccctctcctctccgctTTCTTTTTAGCCTTTTCATTCGCTCCataaaaacagaggaggaactttttttttgtgctagAAAACACAGGTTAAgagcttgtgttttgttttgttgtcatttttttttttacaaaataatCATATCATTACATACAGAACAAGAGAATCTGTAGAATATTAATAACaacatttactttaaaaacatctcGTGTGTACGTGTTATTTTTTCAGaatatatttggatttttttttttttcctttttctttttttgtcctctttttcgTTTTCATTGAAAAGAAAGTTCCATGTCCGCAGAGAGAAAGGCGCTCTCAAGTGTTTtggagacgagaggagagagggatgaggagaggcgagcagatgaggggggaagcgacgaagaagaggaggaggaggaggaggaggaggaggaggaggacgggggcTCAGAgtatctttctctcttctctgtctcgctctttctctctccctcggTGTGCGGTGCGTCTCTCTGGCATACGAGTGTTATGCGTAAAACTCCTCCTGCTTGTCTGGTTTCTGGTAGGTGACGGTGGCCTGTTTGGGTTCCTCCAGCGTGTAGCTGCCCTCgtccttcttcttcatcctgtaCACCAGCAACATCACCAGGAAGGCAGCAAACAAGGCGCCCACCACTCCTCCCACGATCACCGCTGAcgaaagacaggaagagacggtGCACGTCTTAGAAAGCAGAACATTATCCTACAAACACTcgcaaacacacattaacactaAAAGACACTACAACAAACACACGCTGCTTCGAACAGTCTTCAGCTGCTACCACAGCACTGCTAAGTGAAGACTGATGGCCATGAATGTGTCAACATgcgttatgtgtgtgtgcaaagcttTGTGCTAGATTGCAACCCTGAAGTACCACATAGTAATTTAGCTTAATGGGGTTGGTGTAACcaatctgcagcagctgcaccttCTCCTGCACACATCGCTAATGACCCCTTGCTGTGTGCGATAGATTAATGTGTGGTTATTgaacagggggaaaaaaaggcattCCCTCGTTAAACTAATTGGTATTGATGCCAAAACAGAGAACAAATggtttattttccaaaatgcttGAGGAACACTTTGTTTCCATTCATTGTGTGGGAGgtgtttactttatttattccgTTACTGCCAATATCAGAGGGCACAGGCTGGGGTATTTAAGATTGGAGAACTTTTCACCATGCACTGTCACTGCAAAAGTATTCACCACTCTGGACTGTTCACACCACTTCTTGGGATTAGATCtcagaaaaaattaaaattagatttttttgtcacatcttgcagtttttgtgttaaaCTGTGCATGAATATGTACTTTTACCATCCTTGATTTTACTGTGGAGGACAATTGTGATAATGGATATTAGAAATATTAATTGCACCCTTTCAAGTTTCTCATAAAAAGAACATGATGAACTACTTTTTCTTGAATCCATAATATCGGATCTTTATTACCATCACTGACAAGAACCATTTTTTAGCAGTGTGGGTCCGTGGATCAGTCAGTCCACTAAATTGGTCCAGCCATTGGGACATGAAATTTGGCACTGCCTctctcaggatgaactgtaagaACTGTGGTGATCTCAttacttttcatctagcaccaccatCACATCAAAAAATCTAATCCATCCAACAATGGTTTCATCACTAACTATCTGCAAGACTAATGATGTTCCTGTCAGCCTCAcctctactttgtgtttagtgctaatatTAGTATTAGCATGAGAGAGACATGATTAAATATTatgcctgctaaacatcagcatgttagcagtgtCACCGTAAGAATGCTGACATGactagcatgctgatattagcatttagctcaaagcagcactgTCACAGTGCGGCCTTACTGAAaccgctagcatggctaatCAAAGTGCCATGTGACCTGAGATATTTGGCTGGGAAAATAGGCCTGattaaaatgttattgttttattatcaaACCTTTGCACACAATCACAGAATTTCTCTTTCTGCTTGACAAACTTTGTTATAACACTGGCAAAAAAAAGTCTACTGAATCTGTGTGAACATTCAAAGATAGTGAATACCAGCAAATCACTGCATGTTCTTTAACGTGAAAGCAACTAAAGTGTCTACACATGGACAACACTATACACAAATGCAAGAGCCTGATATGTGCAGTAATTTGGTTCTATCTAGTCTAAAGTCTGTTGCCTCCTGCTCTTTACCAATGACCAGGAAATCAGCGAAAACCACCGCCAGCAgtccaccaatcagaacagctgaaggagagacagagagccagtCAGGTCAGGCAAGTTGGCTGCTCCCTCACTTTCTACAACAGCTCTTTGGGATGAAGAGAGGGGGGCACTTGAAAGGAAATTGGATTTGCCCAGAGGGAAAATGATGAGaaaaagaggggaggaaggaggggttGGATAACCCAAGAAGGGGATTGCTTGTTCTCAATGGGTCAAACGGGGCTAAGCAGCACATTTACTTATCGTGATGAATCTGCACTACGTGAACGCGAGTTACTGCCTGTTTATCTTAGCAGCTCCCAGTAAGCAGGGAAAGAATACAGGAGGCAACAGGGAAATGCAATCTGTGGATCTAAGAGGTGACTACCAAGTGGTTTATATGACAGAGGAAGAatggtggacagacaggatCGGACAGACATGCagtgagacagacggacacGGAGCTGGATGACAGGACAAATATGTGGACATGACGAAAAACATTAGCAACGTTAACTTTACGGACGGATACTCACCTATCAAgacctcttttctctccaggaTGTTCTTCTGCGGCAGCTGGGCGGCAGAGCTTCCTCCATCCACAGTGTTGCCAATCAGATCAGGATCCACTGGCATTATACCTCGACCAAGATCGTTACGTCGATCATCGCGGATCTCAAAGTCTCCACTTGGCCCTGCAGCAGCCACGTCGTTACCCtcctgagagagaaggagaaaagtgAGACTAATGACAGGAAATTTAGGTTTGATGTAATCACATTTGTTCCATGGAGCTGCTACAATGAAAGTTATCCaaactaacacaaacacagaactttCCATGGCACATGTTCGCCTTTGAAACAATGAGCCTCTGTATGGTGTGATTGGTGGAAAGTTGCATACTGTCcaatacatatacacactccATAAAATCTGGCAGCTTAATTACAATGTGGAAAAGCAGACAAATCTAAATGCATCACGCTTTAATGCAGCACTGCTGCAAATAAACAGAAGCACACCAATCAGCTCTGGTCTGTAAATAATTAAGTTGTCAGTGTTAAAGAGGCAGTCAGACATAGGGCTGGGTATCAAACCTCAATAGTTTATTGGTACTGACCGAAATGAGTCCATTAGTACAGCATATCTAAAAAGCTAGAATGTGAGTTCTTGGTCAGATTTGTGAGTTTATTCACTTATTCCTTGGACTGATTTAATCTGACCAGatttaaataatcattttgcCAACTTTGGACTGTGGTTCTTCTACATCTGCTTGTGCTTTATGCAACATTTACAGGGCAAGGCTGGTGATAgtttatatttttcttactgCCAGCAAATCTTCTAAAAATGACCAACCAGTACAGAACTGATCCCTAAACAAGTATTGTCAGTGTAGCGAGACCCTGATATagctttttcctctgtgccatagagctcctTTTTTGTCCagaaactctttaaaaaaaaaacataaatgagcAACTCTCTGGCTCACTGGGTGACACGTTCTGTCATCACCACAAACAGGCACTGTAGTTTCTCTGAGTCGATCCTATgtacaccatcctgctgctgtgaacgCTCAGTAGGGCAGCAAATGTGTATAAAtgaacagctgaaaatagtccccaacaaatatattatttgctcctgtttgagtaacataAAAAgtacagtgcccagctgttgTCCAGGAAATTGCTGAGCTTAGCTTGTTAAAAGGTTAGTatgatattttgggaaatacgcatacttgctttctttctgagagtgagatgaagagattgataccactctcgtgTCTTTACATGAAGTATGGAGCTGGAGAGCAGAGGCAATTACtctagcttagcataaagagtggaaacaaagggaaacagctagcctgattCTGTCTACAGTTCCAGCGCTTCTAAAGCTCACAAACTAGCACGCTctaatgctgtttgtttaaaccatacacaaacagcaaagtaaaaacaacaatttgcgGTTTCGTGGGGGAGTTATGTGCTGTAAATATGACTTGGCAAACAACGTCTTGGTGCAGTGACTTCCCAGAATCACGTCGTCACGTTGGCAGGCGGCTTGCCTGGGTGGATGGGCAAACTGTTTCTTCATCATAATAGTTACACCATGTAACTCCCTCTGAAACCCACACTTTTGACCTGCAGTAACTCTGAGCCTACACTCCACTATGGGAGAAAAAATATTGTCACTCCCTACTGTAGTGTAGAATTTGGTGTTTTTGATTGCGGGGGATCAAATATTAACATGTTTGTATTCTGTATTCACATCATAATGTGAGTTGTCTGGCTGAACTCACCTGTGAAGTTGTGGGCTGCTGTGGGCGGGTCGTTCTCTCTGTTGGCGCCGCCTGAGTGGCTGTCGTCATTGGAACTCTGGGCCTGAAGGGGACCCTGGTCTTGACAGtggcggcggtggtggtggtggtaggtGCAGCTGTCGTGGGTTCAGGGGTGGTCTCCGCTGTGGTGGCCGTGTCATCCTCGGTGGTGGTTTCCATCTCGAAGTCTGGGTAAAACGGTGTGGGTTCAGGTGACCGGTACacgtcctcttcttcttctgtggtgctcAGGTCATCCGAACCGGCAGAGGGTGCTGCACTTTCCGCAGTGCTGATTGCGGGGTTGGTGGTCACCACAGGGACGGCAGAAGGGGATCGCGGGGCGACAGTGGTCTGGGCTGCGGCCCTGATTcgctccagctctctctctctttcaagctcacgctctctctgcctctccctctctttctcgcGCTCTCTCTCACGTTCCCTCTCTCGCtcgcgctctctctccctctccctctccctctctctctccatctctcggacccgctccctctctctttccctctctctctccctctccaactgcctctccctctccttctccagttccctcagcctctcttgctctctctctctctccctctcttcctctctctctctctccagctctctctctctttcccagaACACACCGCTctctccatcagcctcagtggGCAGCGGGGTACCCGTGGCGTCCTCCGGGTTGGGGCTGGGCTCAGCCGCAGGGGAGGCGGAGGGTGCGGGGCCGGTGGCCTGGGTGGTGGAGAGGATGAGGGGCTCTTCTGTGGTGAAGGACACACCCACTGATGTCGGCCTCATTCTGATCTCAGGaactggagaggagaaacaacaacaagcaaaagTTAATACATGTATACATCTCACTCAACCCACTCCCTCTCTCATGcactctcctcctgctgtaatTTACTCTCTAATATTGAGTAAATTAAGATTTCAGACACTATGTTTGCATCATCActaactttatttttttggatctataaaaatgtgacacagaCCTGCCATGCACActtattttgtttcattgtgcGCATTTTTCAGGACACGATATCATGCAAAAATTTCAAACTTAAGATATAGTAAATGCAGTGCACCATGTAGTCAATGTGAACtttttactattatttttggggcatttttgcCTTCATTTGACAGGTTACAGCTGGGAATGAGGACAGGAAGTTTGagggcagagagatggagacacaCAACTTCCTGGCCAGAGTCAGGCCAGTTgggaagggttagggttaggctaAGTGAAATGGGTAAATCAAATAGAAAACAGGGCAGTTGCAGTCCCTCAGAACTGTAGGCATACACATCAACCCAGCGCTCAGTCAGTGCATGCAGTGTGCATGGCCAAGCAGGGTGGCGGGAACATGGACAgcacaggagaaagagagaatgagacaaAGAAACTGTAGAGCATTAAAAGCAGACAAGCCCGAGAGGGAAGAGCTGCTAAATGCTGTAATATCTTCATGGCCATGGTACGTGGTTGGTGtctaaaagacaaaaaaaccaCACTGTGCCAGCAGGGGCGCCCTCAGCACATCATACACAACCTTTCCCAAGctgattctgtgttttacaaaaCTTTGTCACGCTATGAAAGCAGGAGACATGCATGGAAATAATCTGGAAAATAAAGACCTGCACACTCAGGTGGAAGCGTCTCACACAAGTCCAGTCCaaaaagtgcagaaaaatgATACGAATGAACATTCATTCCTGTCGCCTTCATTATGAAAGTGCAGCTGAATAACTCTTGAAATTGAAGACACTCGGCTGCTTTTAActatttggcatttttggtattaaaaagtaaaagataTGTGACTGgcataaacaataaacagagaaaaatcttCCAACTAAACGCTTTCAGTATACATGGTCTGCTGTGAATGCAGTGAATGTGAAGATGGGCTTGGACTGATGTTAATTTCCTCGCCTGAATTTTTATCCCAGTCTGCCCTGTCTCCTCACTCTGGTTTGGACTTCTGGCTACACTGAGCTGACATTTTTCTCACCTGAAAATGGAGCTTGTCAAAATCGGTCTCCATCATGGATAAATCTGAATACACCTGCCTCCTGTTTTACACCTGCTGTATGGTGGTGTCAGTCAGGGGTTAAAGGGGTTGTCAGGGACGTTTGTGTTGCTCTTCCATGAGGTTGGAGGATGCTCAatgcacagattaaaacaaagaCTGGTCAAAATCTGTAAAGTAGAAGCCGTGTTGTTGTGTCTTTGCATCCCCTCGCCGTGATCGCTCCTTTTAAACGTCCACTTAGCCAATCACACGCAGCACAgctatgtttgttttgtcaaatgaCTTCAGGGTCATAAAGCAGCGATTTCATTGACGACTCAGCGCAGCAATCGGAGCCGCAATCAAATCGCTATTTTCTGCTCGCTTaactgtctgacaacagaatcggaaaaatatgcaaatgtgaaCAACTAGAGTAAACTGTGAGTTCAGCTGTattaaaacatcaacagcagGAGGGGGATAGAACAAATGTTTAACCAACTGAGActgatggagaagaggagatttaccttttttatttttttttgcttttgttttggtgtttagGGTGAATGGAGATTTTTACGAAAATGACATAAAAGAGCTGACGTGGATGCACGTAGACAGTGATTTCAAACTGAGCTGGTTGagtctggaggagaggagaggagagacgacGGTGCTGactgattcattttcttcttaaatCTCATAATAGTATTATACCATCTTTCATTTTGTTACAGCAGTGAGGCTCCCTGGGttgaaagagaaacaaattGAATTTACAGGTACAAAGACATGAAGGctgacagaggagctggagaggataTCGAAATGAGGACTTGAACAATGCAGGTTCTGTTAAACTTATCAGACGCCTCAAAATGCCACGCAAAATGCACATCTGTCtgctgaaaatgagcttttGCTTTGGAAGCAGACAGCTCTGTATCACGGTTTGAGATAAAGCAATTTGCCGGGCTGCTGTTTCGACCACAGGGGGTGCCTCTTCTGCACTCTCCTGCTCTGaattgtaatttattttgaGTGTGCTCTCCCTTAGCGCAGCGCCTGAACCTAGGGCAGCCCTCAATGAGTCATGCTTAATAAGGAGAGCCATGCTCAAGCTTCAACAGCCAGATCAGAAAATCAGCCTGAATTACACCAATGTGATTTACTTTAAGCAGGTAATTCCTAGGCACGCAGACAGCCAGCTCgctcaaagacagacagacgctcGCAGATAGGTGCACAaaactgctggtgtgtgtgcgagtgCCTAATCTGTGTGGACTGTAATCTTATTAGAGTAAATAAGATCTGGAGGAATCGAGCCCTGGTTGCCGTTTGTTTGCgtggttgtgtctgtgtttaaagGTGTTTTCAATGAATCTGTATCGAAACCTGTCCGTCAGGCCAAATGGCGTGTTTGcattgtgtgactgtgtgtgcgtggcttTTGTGTATGCGAGTCTGATGAACAGAGCGACCGTAACTCCAGGACaaagagggagggggtggaggggtctTCAGGGTCAGCAGATTGAAATCCAGCAGCTGTCGAGCTTGAAAGAACCAGGTCGTGAGTGTgtcacctctcacacacacacacacacacgcacacacacttacagccAGAGCCGGAGCCTGAGTAGAGGTCCTCATCGTCGTAGAACTCGTCTCTCGTCGAGCCTTCATCATCGATAGACGGCGACCAAGTCTGTccctgagacagacacagagaggaggggataCAGATGACAGAGATTAGAGTTATTCATCGTGAATGACTGAGCTGTTATTCTGTTTAAAAGAGAAACCACTTTGGCAgattacatgcacacacagacacagacacacgcacacagcggTCTGACAGGAGGTGCAGGCAGCATTACAGTGGACGGGGTaacatctgtccatctgtgcgTCTATGGAGCAGCATAGTTAAAGAGTTGATCTAAAGCTGGGATTTTGGTGGAGGAACATCAAAGCCTTTAAGGAGAGAGGGGTTTTATTCAGTCTCTGCTTACGTGTCAGTTACAAGCAATGCTCAGCCTGTAAAGTAGCAGAGCGTGGAGAAGCAGTTCACTTGAATTCAGGACCGCGCTCACAATCATCTCTGTCGCCAATTAATCTGTAAATCTTTGATTTGCCAATTAACTGTTATGCTAtgaaatgctggaaaataatgaaaaatgctcattttatGTTCCTAAAGCcaaaggtgacgtcttcaaatgtcttattttgtccgaccaacagaATAAAAGCCAAGGATAATCAGTTTCCACTGAGAAAAACACTAAACCGTCACATTTGACAAACCTTAACAAGACAATATTAGACATATttcactgatgaacagttaACAAATCAACTAAGTGAACTGCAGTGAACAAGACTTcaagtcatgctagcagctctgcgagGCTGTACTTGGGCACAGCAGAGCTAAAGGCTAACTGTAGCTAAAATGCTTACGATGACAATGCTAACCTGAGCAGGTATAATGtctaccatgttcaccatcctagtttagcatgttagcatgctaatatttgctaagcacacaagtacagctgaggctgatcgACACGTTTTTAAAATTAGCATTTTGTCCCATTGATGCTAGCTTAAACACTGCATCACCTTAACCTGGAGTGTTTACAGCTCACCCTGAGAGGAATACGAATGTGTGATGGCAGTTCATCCAATAGTTTGgacatttcacttaaaaccacaaatgtgaacctcatggtggagCGAGATGGAAAAACGAAGGCATCACCAGAGTCATTAAGGTTTAATCCCTTTGAGCAGCATGGaaatctgtaccaaatttcatggcatgACATCTGATCATTGGagctagcgtggctaaaaatgCCCGTCACAACTTCCCAGAGCACAGGGTAACATCTTCAAACTGATTCTTGTATCTGGCCAACAGTCCCAAACCCAAAGATGATCTGTTTGCcgagataaaacagaaaatcagcaaatcctcacatttgagaacaGAACGAGCAAATATGTTCCTTTATAAATGACTTAGACAATCTATGATCAATATTGCTGTTGGCAAATCTTTTCAGTACACTCTTGAACTCCTTATGTGGCTAAAATCCCCATCTGTTGTGAATAACCACTGCTGTGCATTTGAGTTTTACAGCTGCACTCTGAAGCCTCTCTGCCTGATATCTGCCTGCTAAATGCTTCTCGTGGATCAATTCGCAGCATCCTTCCTGCTCATCACTGCACCTTAATCTGGGCCTATTTCACGCACGCCTGTGAGGGGAAAGTGCGAGCTTGCCTGGCGACCTCCGTCAGGGTCAGAGATTAGGCGTGGGTCGTTCGGGGGTTGAACCTCTGAAGTGAATGACCTCAGCCTCCGGTCACTTTGAGGCTgatccctctctcctcattcaTCGCTCCCTCATTCTCTTGACCTCAATCCCACATCCCTGCGatgtttaaacacacacttaagCATTCGTCCATCACACAGGGTCAGATAATACTGCTATCAAATGCATGCACTTAAGAGACACCGCCCATGCTGCAGCGCGACGATACGTTTCAATTTCAAACTACAAGCTACTACATAAATATGAAGCCTTGTTATAGATTCAACGGCTGAGCTGTGTGTAAAGAAGCTGTACTGATCTCCACCTCTACCAGTTCTGACAATAAAATGTTTGTACACATTCTAGCATCAGTAATAAGAGCTCATAATATATAACATCATAACACTCTGACAGGGGCTATTCTGCATACTCAATACTTTTAATTTTGACACTTTAAAACATGTGCATGAATagtgttttggggtttttcttttcttttcttttcttttcttttcttttcttttcttttctttctttttttttttggagacagcaaaacaagctgtaaactgacattttatcaTGCAaagatttacattcatttgaagttgtgATTTCTGGCAACCTGATGGATATacatccaatattcactctcctaTATTTGTGTCTTGGTCTCCGGCAGCTCCTGAGGGAAGTATGTGGctttttagcagctaaatgctcacTCAcccattatgttcaccagctggtcactaactttgtctgtctgccgttTGGTGCTGGGGAGGGAGTTTACTTTGGGTTTATCAGAGGTCTctcattgaaaacagctgcctgctgcagtgaCTGGAAACGAAAACAGTGAAGTTTTGGGACAGAAATCCCccaaaaaagagctgaaagatgctaaaatgctccttAATGCTGAGCTCAAATGCAGAGTCAAGCGACTCCTTTCACATATATTATGAGCAGCGTGTTAATATGACAATATTGTTGACAGCAGCTTTACTGACATTTGGCTGATAGTACTTCTATACTTTCACATTAAGTTTAGAAAGCAGAATTCTGTATTTTTACAGTACGGTACatcttttacttaagcaaaGGAGCTGAATACTTCCTCTATCACTGCATTTTGTAACCAGATTGGGCTAAATACACAGTTAAGTAGCACAGTGCTGTGAAGCCAAGAACAAAGGGCTCAGTTTTGCTTCAGGTATTGGAAAACAGTCAgtccactgctgaaaatgtgaCCAAAACAAACTTATCTCCTCAGCAATCTTAAGCCCATCCTGAGGCCCCATGGAGCTGTGTCTTTGCTAGCCTGTGATACTAattgtatacacacacacacacacaaacacacacgcagtcactctgacagagaagcagaggctCCTCCCCGGCTCCAGACAGAAGAAACCTGATGCCTTTTAAAAGCCAATAAAAGCATAATGGAATCTAGAAACCCGAGCATCTCAGTCCATCACAGCTCAGCATGAGGTGGAGCTGAAACGCTATATGTACCTCCTGAAAATGAAATTGACTTGAAGTCGTTTGGGGCCTCGACACACCGAGGATATGGGCTTCACAAAGTGGAGGgatgagagagtgtgtgtgtgtgtgtgtgtgtgtgtgtgtgtgtgtgtgtgtgcttcacgCTTCCAGAGTAAAGATGTGTGTCTGAGGGCCTGCTGATCACAAGCCCTGAAACTGTTGAAAAGTACTAAAAAGACGTCTCAGTGCAA encodes:
- the sdc3 gene encoding uncharacterized protein sdc3; amino-acid sequence: MKLPWLLALTALLAHAATGQTWSPSIDDEGSTRDEFYDDEDLYSGSGSGFPEIRMRPTSVGVSFTTEEPLILSTTQATGPAPSASPAAEPSPNPEDATGTPLPTEADGESGVFWERERELEREREEEREREREQERLRELEKERERQLERERERERERERVREMEREREREREREREREREREREREKERERQRERELERERELERIRAAAQTTVAPRSPSAVPVVTTNPAISTAESAAPSAGSDDLSTTEEEEDVYRSPEPTPFYPDFEMETTTEDDTATTAETTPEPTTAAPTTTTTAATVKTRVPFRPRVPMTTATQAAPTERTTRPQQPTTSQEGNDVAAAGPSGDFEIRDDRRNDLGRGIMPVDPDLIGNTVDGGSSAAQLPQKNILERKEVLIAVIVGGVVGALFAAFLVMLLVYRMKKKDEGSYTLEEPKQATVTYQKPDKQEEFYA